One window from the genome of Oreochromis niloticus isolate F11D_XX linkage group LG20, O_niloticus_UMD_NMBU, whole genome shotgun sequence encodes:
- the LOC109196067 gene encoding uncharacterized protein LOC109196067 — protein sequence MSKTHFARSMRAAAVKYEELIGEASDQSSKGKHVPAKFQRSSTSTTSREFLEWWKWDSIGAACEPKCGGCRCGNCQPGGKEMTLAEERELEIIREGLTYVTGDGHSEEPHWHAKYPWVEDPASLPDNKRGVESTFLRTEKQLAKEPEWKAAYAAQVHDMVERGAAVKLSKGMISNWDGPVWYVSHLIAPNPHSVTTPVRLVWNSSQRFRGVSLNDLLIKGPDVLNQIRAALLRFRGGVYGALGDIKKMYNSVWLEDREMNLHRFLWRDSEDDELEEYAITRVNIGDKPAGCIAQLAMRETASLSTFSHLKEERQVLQQDSYVDDILTSHNDMNQLEVITENIGRILKAGGFELKPWVLFGQSGRRKRDDKGEKTRMKTIVLPNQMRDEENKALGLGYTVEEDKLHVMVAINFSKKKKKMRVGQDLVQEQIKTHTPNPLTRRELLSQVSGLYDPVGLVTPAKQKGAILVRRAFQETKVESCLVKDTWDMALSDALREDAIRLFEEYAQLSKVTFARALTPPCFTEEPWAITFSDGSEQTYGAVLYLRWNSDQGSIIRLVESKAKLTPLDHKGDVVKAELCGAVFASRLKKYFEAQSRIQVERWYHFVDSQTVIGAIQRESYGYQTFFANRIGEIQSSTRTQDWWWIPGPQNIADVVTRGASPRDLDEDSEWQNGPKFLSLPVSEWPVRSAKELAVTAKENVNKLQRKAFVAALTRAEVRGQEEKQSRAEAQGEQRRPPAGSVIKNLVDVKRSSDLTRLVRSVAWTWRAARKFLGGNPAANDPKWEAVPLAGVISVKEREDALRDIFLAAQDSAVFPNTTTDRLVVYKDPSSGLFVCGGRVQAFKKDQISVPILAYDAWVSTLLAREAHNESHEGVAGTLLRMRKKAWVIRGRRIAQKVVDGCVVCRKAKAQSCRQIMGDLPPERTQPALPFEFTTVDLFGPYQVKDDVKKRVMIKVWGVVFCCMASRAIHTELVNSLSTEGFLMAYQRFTAIRGHPRKIWSDPGTNFIGAKPVLKELYRFLESQNKFVLEETAAKNGTEWMWKVNPADSPHRNGAAEAAVRIVKRALQSLGRDSGLSYSEFQTALHVAANLANERPIDARVQSREGCIHYLTPNSLLLGRASQDGDFKMFDFSIYPYKRLQAIQAEVSKF from the coding sequence ATGTCCAAGACACACTTTGCCAGGTCAATGAGAGCAGCAGCTGTCAAGTATGAGGAGCTCATTGGCGAAGCCTCAGACCAGTCTTCAAAAGGGAAGCATGTTCCGGCTAAGTTTCAGAGGTCAAGCACCTCAACCACCAGTCGAGAATTTTTAGAGTGGTGGAAGTGGGATAGTATTGGTGCTGCATGTGAGCCAAAGTGTGGGGGTTGCCGTTGTGGAAATTGCCAGCCAGGTGGGAAAGAAATGACACTGGCTGAGGAAAGAGAGCTTGAAATAATAAGAGAAGGGCTCACCTATGTCACAGGTGATGGTCACAGCGAGGAACCACACTGGCATGCCAAGTACCCCTGGGTTGAAGATCCAGCGTCCTTACCAGACAACAAAAGAGGAGTTGAGAGCACATTCCTCCGGACAGAGAAGCAGTTGGCCAAGGAGCCTGAATGGAAAGCCGCTTATGCCGCTCAGGTGCATGACATGGTGGAGCGTGGGGCTGCAGTCAAGTTGTCCAAGGGCATGATCAGTAACTGGGATGGGCCAGTGTGGTACGTGAGTCACCTCATTGCTCCGAATCCTCACTCTGTTACAACTCCAGTGAGGCTTGTCTGGAATAGCAGCCAGAGGTTTAGAGGTGTGAGCTTGAACGACCTGCTAATAAAGGGTCCAGATGTCCTCAACCAGATTCGGGCAGCTCTCCTCAGATTCAGAGGCGGAGTGTATGGCGCCCTTGGTGACATAAAAAAGATGTACAATTCAGTTTGGTTGGAGGACAGAGAGATGAACCTGCATAGATTCCTCTGGCGGGACTCTGAGGATGACGAGCTAGAGGAATATGCAATCACAAGGGTGAATATTGGAGATAAACCGGCAGGATGCATTGCACAGCTGGCAATGCGTGAAACTGCCAGCCTTTCTACCTTTTCCCACCTCAAGGAGGAACGTCAGGTACTCCAGCAAGACAGTTATGTCGATGACATCCTTACCTCTCACAATGACATGAACCAACTAGAAGTCATTACAGAGAACATTGGGCGAATTCTAAAGGCTGGAGGATTTGAGCTGAAGCCTTGGGTCTTATTTGGGCAAAGTGGGAGGAGGAAGCGCGATGACAAGGGTGAGAAGACAAGGATGAAAACCATAGTCCTACCAAACCAAATGCGTGACGAAGAAAACAAAGCTCTTGGTCTGGGTTATACAGTGGAAGAAGACAAGCTTCATGTCATGGTAGCAATCAACTTctccaagaagaagaaaaagatgcGAGTTGGCCAAGACCTTGTCCAGGAGCAGATTAAGACCCACACGCCAAACCCGCTGACACGAAGAGAGCTTCTCAGTCAAGTGTCAGGGTTGTATGATCCAGTCGGTTTGGTCACTCCTGCAAAGCAAAAAGGAGCAATCTTAGTTCGCAGAGCATTCCAAGAGACAAAAGTTGAAAGCTGTTTGGTCAAGGACACTTGGGACATGGCGCTCTCAGATGCCCTGAGGGAGGACGCCATTAGGCTTTTTGAGGAGTATGCCCAGCTCAGCAAAGTCACATTTGCCAGGGCGCTAACTCCCCCATGCTTCACCGAAGAACCCTGGGCTATTACTTTCTCCGATGGAAGTGAGCAAACCTATGGGGCAGTGTTGTACTTAAGGTGGAATTCAGATCAGGGCTCAATCATTAGATTGGTGGAGTCCAAAGCTAAGTTAACGCCATTGGACCACAAAGGGGATGTTGTCAAAGCAGAGCTGTGTGGGGCAGTGTTTGCCTCACGCCTAAAGAAATACTTTGAGGCGCAAAGCCGGATTCAGGTTGAGAGGTGGTATCACTTTGTCGACAGCCAAACCGTCATTGGGGCAATACAGAGGGAGAGCTATGGTTATCAGACCTTTTTCGCAAATAGGATTGGAGAAATACAGAGCAGCACAAGGACTCAAGATTGGTGGTGGATCCCTGGCCCTCAGAACATTGCGGATGTAGTCACAAGAGGAGCCAGTCCCAGAGATCTAGATGAAGACTCAGAATGGCAAAATGGTCCAAAGTTCTTGAGTTTGCCTGTGAGCGAGTGGCCAGTTAGGTCAGCGAAAGAGTTAGCCGTCACTGCCAAAGAAAACGTCAATAAGCTGCAAAGAAAGGCATTTGTCGCTGCCTTGACAAGGGCCGAGGTAAGAGGGCAAGAAGAAAAGCAAAGTCGGGCTGAGGCCCAGGGAGAGCAGCGAAGACCACCTGCAGGGTCAGTCATCAAGAACCTTGTAGATGTCAAGAGGTCCAGTGACCTAACCCGATTGGTAAGATCAGTTGCTTGGACTTGGAGAGCAGCTAGAAAGTTTCTTGGGGGAAATCCAGCTGCTAATGacccaaagtgggaggcagtcCCGTTGGCAGGAGTAATTTCAGTGAAGGAACGTGAAGATGCCCTAAGAGACATCTTCCTTGCAGCACAAGACAGCGCAGTCTTTCCAAACACTACTACAGATAGACTGGTAGTATACAAAGACCCAAGCTCTGGGCTCTTTGTTTGTGGTGGCCGAGTGCAAGCTTTTAAGAAAGACCAGATTAGTGTTCCCATCTTGGCTTATGATGCTTGGGTGTCTACACTGTTAGCCCGGGAGGCCCACAATGAGAGTCATGAGGGAGTTGCTGGGACCCTgctcagaatgaggaagaaagcgTGGGTCATAAGAGGGAGAAGGATTGCTCAAAAGGTTGTTGATGGTTGTGTGGTTTGCCGGAAAGCAAAAGCACAGAGTTGCCGGCAAATAATGGGCGACTTACCTCCGGAAAGAACTCAACCTGCTTTACCTTTTGAGTTCACAACAGTGGATCTCTTTGGACCCTACCAAGTAAAGGATGACGTCAAGAAAAGAGTCATGATAAAGGTTTGGGGGGTTGTATTCTGTTGTATGGCCAGCAGGGCGATTCACACGGAGTTAGTAAACTCCTTGTCGACTGAAGGCTTCTTGATGGCTTACCAGAGATTTACAGCAATTAGAGGACATCCAAGAAAGATCTGGTCAGACCCAGGCACCAATTTCATAGGAGCAAAGCCTGTCTTGAAGGAACTTTACAGATTCTTGGAAAGTCAGAACAAGTTCGTCTTGGAGGAGACTGCGGCAAAGAATGGAACAGAGTGGATGTGGAAAGTTAATCCAGCTGATTCCCCACATAGGAATGGAGCTGCTGAGGCTGCTGTGCGCATTGTGAAGAGAGCGCTCCAGAGTCTTGGAAGGGACTCCGGGCTAAGTTACAGTGAGTTCCAGACAGCTCTTCATGTGGCAGCTAACCTTGCAAATGAGCGCCCGATTGATGCCAGAGTACAGAGTCGGGAAGGTTGCATTCATTACCTCACACCCAACAGTCTTTTGCTTGGTCGAGCATCTCAAGATGGGGACTTCAAGATGTTTGACTTTTCCATTTACCCCTATAAGAGACTCCAGGCGATTCAGGCAGAAGTGAGCAAGTTTTAG